One segment of Carya illinoinensis cultivar Pawnee chromosome 13, C.illinoinensisPawnee_v1, whole genome shotgun sequence DNA contains the following:
- the LOC122292790 gene encoding protein FAF-like, chloroplastic, whose protein sequence is MPLYSSFSSSYFSEMSTTLSKCPSLNIDGDAKIMGKQGIVTILRSDCERTKAASLRRTLSADMSSKKWLAQNGLSPMRKNASSDQLSVSLADSSSSSEGEECYEESKEQLQGQGQSNIWSSIQEEQKQKKELEKPGQFDIWSSIISQKANEDTSTPLLAPYIHPLVKRSSSSLSEKSLQICTESLGSETGSDGFSSYPSSETGDAEDEKEEEEEEELQEDLKGLSQAFDMEESRIPKYHYASSKKSQPRSFPPPLPSLSRRDGASLRMQSRRDNGRLVLEAVSIPSQNHFRAQRKDGRLVLTFFNDPTNEDARDEEMVEDVQRQEEEEAKTHKEAFEEEIGDFEEVYGEEVGEENEETEEREEDEEVDEEADNGSEPKEIEIVMEPAPKMSSTAVSFHRLALMAKPIRMAERNPAWPGKFNVGKFEDDDAEVVEEVDETASMAKSLPLRPRVGRFIPSPTAVPSTAAAASLNAYEYYWRAKPSTANPISQPPTTSALKNNGNKLIISKTPMTNEQQQQQLFVLRGNKGNYFVPLIKSCKEPRRSLLIWEPYCIAT, encoded by the coding sequence ATGCCGCTGTACTCGTCCTTCTCATCTAGTTATTTTTCTGAGATGTCAACTACTTTGAGCAAGTGCCCTTCCTTAAACATTGATGGAGATGCCAAGATTATGGGAAAGCAGGGCATCGTCACCATCCTTCGGTCAGACTGTGAAAGAACCAAAGCTGCTTCTCTTCGAAGAACTCTATCTGCAGACATGTCCTCCAAGAAATGGTTGGCTCAAAACGGGCTCTCTCCCATGAGAAAGAACGCATCCTCTGACCAACTTTCGGTCTCTTTGGCAGATTCATCGTCCTCCTCAGAAGGCGAAGAATGCTATGAAGAGAGTAAGGAGCAGCTTCAAGGGCAAGGACAGTCTAATATATGGAGCTCAATTCAAGAAGAACAGAAGCAGAAGAAAGAGCTCGAGAAACCTGGGCAATTCGATATATGGAGCTCGATTATATCGCAAAAGGCCAACGAGGACACATCAACACCACTTCTAGCTCCTTATATTCACCCTCTTGTGAAGAGATCATCGAGCTCTTTGAGCGAGAAGAGTCTCCAAATATGCACGGAGAGTCTTGGATCCGAGACCGGGTCAGACGGATTCTCGTCATACCCGTCATCGGAGACAGGGGACGCGGAAGacgaaaaagaggaagaagaagaagaagaactacAAGAAGATCTGAAGGGATTATCTCAAGCCTTCGATATGGAGGAATCCAGGATTCCGAAATACCACTATGCTTCTAGTAAGAAATCACAGCCTAGATCGTTCCCTCCAcctcttccttctctctctcgtCGAGATGGGGCATCTCTCCGCATGCAGTCTCGACGTGACAATGGACGTTTAGTCCTCGAGGCCGTGTCCATCCCTTCGCAAAATCACTTTCGTGCTCAACGGAAAGATGGCCGTCTTGTCCTTACTTTCTTCAATGATCCCACGAACGAAGATGCAAGAGATGAAGAAATGGTTGAGGACGTTCAGAgacaggaagaagaagaagcgaaAACTCACAAAGAAGCGTTTGAAGAAGAAATCGGGGACTTTGAGGAAGTTTATGGAGAAGAAGTAGGCGAAGAGAATGAGGAAACTGAAGAGagggaggaagatgaagaggtTGATGAGGAAGCTGATAATGGAAGTGAACCCAAAGAAATAGAAATAGTGATGGAGCCAGCACCAAAGATGTCGAGTACGGCAGTTAGTTTCCATAGGTTAGCTCTAATGGCGAAGCCCATTAGGATGGCAGAAAGGAATCCAGCATGGCCAGGAAAGTTCAATGTAGGCAAATTTGAAGATGATGACGCGGAGGTGGTGGAGGAAGTGGACGAGACAGCCTCAATGGCAAAGTCCCTTCCACTACGGCCACGCGTGGGTCGGTTCATACCCTCACCGACGGCAGTGCCATCCACGGCAGCAGCAGCTTCTCTCAACGCTTATGAGTACTATTGGCGGGCCAAGCCCAGTACTGCTAACCCAATTTCTCAACCACCAACAACGTCAGCACTCAAAAACAATGGCAACAAGCTCATTATCTCCAAGACTCCAATGACAAAtgagcagcagcagcaacaattGTTTGTTCTAAGAGGGAACAAAGGAAATTACTTTGTTCCTTTGATAAAAAGTTGCAAGGAGCCTAGAAGATCTCTTCTAATCTGGGAGCCCTATTGCATTGCCACATGA